A single window of Thalassomonas viridans DNA harbors:
- the mnmG gene encoding tRNA uridine-5-carboxymethylaminomethyl(34) synthesis enzyme MnmG: MWYQESYDVIVVGGGHAGTEASLAAARMGCKTLLLTHNIDTLGQMSCNPAIGGIGKGHLVKEIDALGGLMATAIDHSAIQFRTLNASKGPAVRATRAQADRALYRAFVRQTLENQENLTIFQQPCDDLILENDQVVGVSTQMGLKFKGKTVVLTVGTFLAGQIHIGLNNYQGGRAGDPASVNLASSLRDMPFRMDRLKTGTPPRLDARTLDFSKMEEQPGDEPRPVFSFMGSKEDHPQQISCYITHTNEQTHEFIRQGMDRSPMYTGVIEGVGPRYCPSIEDKITRFADKSSHQIFVEPEGLTTHEIYPNGISTSLPFDVQMNLVRSIKGFENAHITRPGYAIEYDYFDPRDLKQTLESKFIHNLYFAGQINGTTGYEEAGAQGLLAATNAACRVKELDPFILGRDQAYMGVLIDDLSTLGTKEPYRMFTSRAEYRLLLREDNADIRLTEQGRKLGLVCDARWQRFNEKMENIELERQRLKSVWVQKDHSAVEQLNPLLKNPVSRDTNLEDLLRRPEVRYEDLMAIDAFGPAIEDEQAAEQLEIQTKYAGYIERQIDEIAKKKRHEDTAIPADFDYTQISGLSNEVVAKLSDARPETIGKASRISGITPAAISLLLVYLKKHGLLRKSA, encoded by the coding sequence ATGTGGTATCAAGAGTCTTATGACGTAATCGTTGTTGGTGGTGGTCATGCTGGTACAGAAGCATCACTTGCTGCGGCGCGTATGGGTTGTAAAACCTTGTTATTAACGCACAATATTGACACCTTAGGGCAAATGTCCTGTAACCCGGCGATCGGCGGGATCGGTAAGGGGCATTTGGTAAAAGAGATCGATGCCTTAGGCGGCCTGATGGCTACGGCAATTGATCATTCTGCAATTCAGTTTAGAACTTTAAATGCCAGCAAAGGCCCTGCAGTACGCGCCACAAGGGCTCAGGCAGATCGTGCCCTCTACCGTGCTTTTGTCCGTCAAACCCTGGAAAACCAGGAAAATCTGACTATTTTCCAACAACCCTGTGACGATCTGATCCTGGAAAACGATCAAGTTGTTGGCGTATCCACACAAATGGGGTTGAAATTTAAAGGGAAAACCGTAGTTTTAACCGTAGGTACCTTTCTGGCCGGACAGATCCACATAGGATTGAATAACTACCAGGGCGGCCGCGCCGGTGATCCTGCAAGCGTTAATTTAGCCTCCAGCCTGCGTGACATGCCGTTTAGGATGGATCGCCTGAAAACCGGTACCCCACCAAGACTGGATGCCCGTACCCTGGACTTCAGCAAAATGGAAGAACAGCCCGGGGATGAACCCAGACCTGTGTTTTCCTTTATGGGATCCAAAGAGGATCACCCGCAGCAGATCTCGTGTTACATCACCCATACCAACGAACAAACCCATGAATTTATCCGTCAGGGCATGGATCGTTCCCCTATGTATACCGGGGTCATTGAAGGGGTTGGTCCCAGGTATTGTCCGTCTATCGAAGATAAGATCACCCGCTTTGCCGATAAAAGCTCACACCAGATTTTTGTCGAGCCGGAAGGCCTGACTACCCATGAAATCTACCCGAACGGTATTTCTACCAGTTTGCCGTTTGACGTCCAGATGAACCTGGTACGTTCTATCAAAGGTTTTGAGAATGCCCATATCACCCGCCCGGGTTATGCAATCGAATATGATTACTTCGATCCCAGGGACTTGAAACAAACCCTGGAAAGCAAATTTATCCATAACCTGTATTTTGCCGGTCAAATCAACGGCACTACGGGTTATGAAGAAGCCGGTGCACAGGGCCTGCTTGCAGCTACCAATGCCGCTTGCCGGGTGAAAGAGTTAGATCCTTTCATTCTTGGCCGCGATCAGGCTTATATGGGGGTGTTGATCGACGATCTTTCTACCCTGGGCACCAAAGAACCTTACCGTATGTTTACTTCCCGTGCCGAATACCGGTTGTTATTGCGTGAAGACAATGCCGATATCCGCTTGACGGAGCAAGGCCGCAAGCTGGGACTGGTATGTGATGCCCGCTGGCAGCGTTTTAACGAAAAAATGGAAAACATTGAGCTGGAGCGCCAAAGGCTGAAATCTGTCTGGGTACAAAAAGATCATAGCGCCGTAGAGCAGCTTAATCCTTTACTGAAAAACCCGGTCAGCCGGGATACTAATTTGGAAGATCTTTTACGTCGTCCGGAAGTACGTTACGAAGATCTCATGGCCATCGACGCTTTTGGCCCGGCCATTGAAGATGAGCAGGCGGCGGAACAACTGGAAATTCAAACCAAGTACGCCGGTTATATCGAACGTCAAATTGACGAAATCGCGAAAAAGAAACGCCACGAGGATACGGCAATCCCGGCGGATTTCGATTACACCCAGATTTCCGGCCTGTCCAACGAGGTGGTTGCCAAGTTATCCGACGCCCGTCCGGAGACTATCGGCAAGGCTTCGCGTATTTCTGGTATTACTCCGGCGGCAATTTCGTTATTATTGGTTTATCTGAAAAAACACGGGCTATTACGTAAAAGCGCCTGA
- the rsmG gene encoding 16S rRNA (guanine(527)-N(7))-methyltransferase RsmG — protein MTLKAKLESLLSETPLEISEQQVDLLSQYVDLLVKWNKAYNLTSVRDPHEMLIKHILDSLMVGPLLHGDSFIDVGTGPGLPGIPLSILYPDRQFVLLDSLGKRITFLRQVVFQLKLTNVKPVLSRVEEYHPEIPFDGVLSRAFSSLNDMVSWCQHLIATETGRFFALKGQYPLEEIAALPENISLVTSSEIEVPQLVGERHLIELKKIS, from the coding sequence ATGACATTAAAAGCGAAACTGGAATCACTGTTAAGTGAAACACCCCTGGAAATCTCCGAGCAGCAAGTCGACCTATTGAGCCAATACGTCGACTTGTTGGTTAAATGGAACAAAGCCTACAACCTGACTTCCGTGCGGGATCCCCATGAAATGCTTATCAAGCATATACTCGACAGCCTGATGGTAGGGCCGCTGCTGCACGGAGATTCTTTTATCGATGTCGGCACCGGACCGGGTTTACCCGGGATCCCGCTGTCGATCCTCTACCCGGATCGACAGTTTGTGCTGTTAGATAGCCTGGGCAAGCGAATTACCTTTTTGCGTCAGGTGGTTTTTCAGTTAAAATTAACCAACGTCAAGCCGGTGCTGAGCCGGGTTGAAGAATATCACCCGGAAATTCCTTTTGATGGCGTTTTAAGTCGCGCTTTTTCATCATTAAATGATATGGTTAGCTGGTGTCAGCATTTAATTGCAACTGAGACCGGACGATTTTTTGCCTTAAAAGGCCAATATCCACTAGAAGAAATTGCCGCCTTGCCTGAAAATATCAGCCTGGTGACCAGCTCGGAAATCGAGGTGCCGCAATTGGTGGGTGAACGTCATTTAATAGAATTAAAGAAAATATCATAA
- the atpA gene encoding F0F1 ATP synthase subunit alpha, translated as MQLNSTEIAELIKKRIEQFDVVSEARNEGTIVSVTDGIIRIHGLADVMQGEMIELPGNRYAIALNLDRDSVGAVVMGPYADLAEGVKVKGTGRILEVPVGRGLLGRVVNTLGEPVDGKGPIENDGFAPVEVVAPGVIDRKSVDQPVQTGIKSIDSMIPIGRGQRELIIGDRQIGKSAIALDAIINQKDTGIKCVYVAIGQKASTVANVVRSLEEHGALENTIVVVASASEAAALQYLAPYSGCTMGEYFRDRGEDALIVYDDLSKQAVAYRQISLLLRRPPGREAYPGDVFYLHSRLLERAARVNEEYVERFTKGEVKGKTGSLTALPIIETQAGDVSAFVPTNVISITDGQIFLEADLFNSGIRPAVNAGLSVSRVGGAAQTKIIKKLGGGIRLALAQYRELAAFAQFASDLDDATRAQLEHGQRVTELMKQKQYSPLSVADTAVSLFAAEKGYLNDVALDKINDFEAALHTYVNNENAELMAKINETGNYDKDIEAGLAKALESFKATQTW; from the coding sequence ATGCAACTGAATTCCACTGAAATCGCCGAACTGATCAAAAAACGTATTGAACAGTTCGACGTTGTCAGCGAAGCTCGCAACGAAGGTACTATCGTTTCTGTAACTGACGGTATCATTCGCATCCATGGCCTTGCCGATGTAATGCAAGGTGAAATGATCGAACTTCCTGGCAATCGCTACGCTATCGCGTTAAACCTTGACCGTGATTCGGTCGGTGCGGTAGTAATGGGTCCTTACGCGGACCTGGCGGAAGGCGTAAAAGTTAAAGGTACTGGCCGTATTTTGGAAGTACCGGTAGGCCGTGGTTTATTAGGCCGCGTAGTAAACACCTTAGGTGAGCCGGTAGACGGCAAGGGCCCTATCGAAAACGATGGTTTCGCCCCTGTTGAAGTGGTAGCCCCTGGTGTAATCGACCGTAAGTCTGTTGATCAGCCGGTACAAACCGGTATCAAGTCTATCGACTCCATGATCCCAATCGGTCGTGGTCAGCGTGAATTGATCATCGGTGACCGTCAAATCGGTAAGTCTGCCATCGCGTTAGATGCCATCATCAACCAGAAAGACACAGGCATTAAATGTGTTTATGTAGCAATCGGTCAGAAAGCTTCTACCGTTGCTAACGTAGTACGCAGCCTGGAAGAGCACGGTGCCCTGGAAAATACTATTGTTGTAGTAGCTTCTGCTTCTGAAGCCGCTGCCCTGCAATACCTGGCCCCTTACTCTGGTTGTACTATGGGTGAATACTTCCGTGACCGCGGTGAAGACGCCCTGATCGTATACGATGATCTGTCTAAGCAAGCTGTTGCTTACCGTCAGATTTCATTGCTACTTCGTCGTCCTCCAGGACGTGAAGCTTACCCGGGTGACGTTTTCTACCTTCACAGCCGTCTGTTAGAGCGTGCTGCACGTGTAAACGAAGAGTACGTAGAGCGTTTCACTAAAGGTGAAGTAAAAGGCAAAACCGGTTCATTGACTGCCCTGCCGATCATCGAAACACAAGCGGGCGACGTATCTGCGTTCGTACCGACTAACGTAATTTCGATCACCGACGGTCAGATCTTCCTTGAAGCTGATTTATTCAACTCAGGTATCCGTCCTGCTGTTAACGCGGGTCTGTCGGTATCTCGTGTTGGTGGTGCTGCACAAACTAAGATCATCAAGAAGCTTGGTGGTGGTATCCGTTTGGCACTAGCCCAATACCGTGAATTAGCGGCGTTTGCCCAGTTCGCTTCCGATCTTGACGACGCAACCCGTGCCCAGTTAGAGCACGGTCAGCGCGTAACTGAATTGATGAAGCAAAAGCAATACAGCCCGTTATCTGTTGCTGACACCGCAGTGTCTTTATTCGCTGCTGAAAAAGGTTACTTAAACGACGTTGCCCTTGACAAAATCAATGATTTTGAAGCGGCGTTGCATACCTATGTCAACAACGAAAACGCCGAGCTGATGGCTAAGATCAACGAAACTGGTAACTACGATAAAGACATCGAAGCTGGACTTGCTAAAGCACTTGAGTCATTCAAGGCTACGCAAACCTGGTAA
- a CDS encoding flavodoxin domain-containing protein: protein MSSFQIIVGSMLGGTEYVAEACEESLLELGHQTQLHLQPEFAQIEKKNQTWLICTSTHGAGDYPDNIDQFASDLRSSTEDLSTIRFLTIGVGDSSYDTFCLAAKNIEKILLSRGCTCLKELKTLDMSQDIDPEDLAQQWIKENSDLL, encoded by the coding sequence ATGTCTTCATTTCAAATTATCGTGGGCAGCATGTTAGGGGGAACCGAATATGTTGCCGAGGCATGTGAAGAAAGTTTGCTGGAACTCGGCCACCAAACTCAGCTGCATTTACAGCCGGAATTTGCCCAAATCGAGAAAAAAAATCAAACCTGGCTGATTTGTACTTCAACTCATGGTGCCGGCGATTATCCGGATAACATAGATCAATTCGCTTCAGATCTAAGATCCAGTACCGAAGATCTATCCACGATCAGATTTTTAACGATCGGGGTAGGCGACAGCAGTTACGACACTTTTTGTCTTGCTGCAAAAAACATAGAAAAAATACTTTTATCAAGGGGTTGCACTTGTTTAAAGGAGCTTAAAACCTTGGACATGAGCCAGGATATAGATCCGGAAGATCTAGCTCAGCAGTGGATCAAGGAAAATTCGGATCTTTTATAA
- the atpB gene encoding F0F1 ATP synthase subunit A, with the protein MSAGAELTSQEYIKHHLANLTVGEGFWTWHLDTLGWSVFLGLLFLFIFRSVAKKATTGVPGKLQCAVELIVGFVDDSVKSTFHGKNPLIAPLALTIFVWVMLMNAMDWVPVDLLPAIISAVSGMELADIYMKPVPTTDPNMTFALALGVFILVIYYSVKVKGLGGFIKELTTQPFGHWSLYPVNFILESVTMLARPLSLALRLFGNLYAGELIFLLIATIGLFQLPVHFLWAAFHLLVIPLQAFIFMMLTIVYLSLAHEDH; encoded by the coding sequence ATGTCTGCAGGTGCTGAATTAACCAGCCAAGAATATATTAAACACCATTTAGCCAACTTAACCGTAGGTGAAGGTTTCTGGACCTGGCACCTGGATACGTTGGGCTGGTCGGTGTTTCTTGGTCTGCTTTTTCTTTTCATTTTCCGCTCGGTGGCCAAAAAAGCCACTACCGGCGTACCGGGTAAGCTGCAATGTGCGGTTGAACTGATTGTCGGTTTTGTCGACGACAGCGTTAAGAGCACTTTTCACGGTAAAAACCCGTTGATCGCGCCTTTAGCCCTGACCATTTTTGTCTGGGTTATGCTGATGAACGCCATGGACTGGGTGCCGGTAGATTTACTGCCTGCCATTATCAGTGCGGTGAGCGGCATGGAACTGGCGGACATCTACATGAAGCCGGTACCAACTACCGATCCTAACATGACCTTTGCCCTGGCCTTAGGCGTGTTCATCTTGGTTATCTACTACTCGGTCAAGGTAAAAGGCCTTGGCGGTTTCATCAAAGAATTAACAACCCAGCCGTTTGGCCACTGGTCGTTATACCCGGTGAACTTCATTCTTGAAAGCGTCACCATGTTGGCTCGTCCGCTGTCGTTAGCGTTACGTTTGTTCGGTAACTTATACGCCGGTGAGCTGATCTTCTTGCTGATTGCAACAATTGGCTTGTTCCAGTTGCCAGTACACTTCTTATGGGCGGCCTTCCACTTGTTGGTTATCCCATTACAGGCGTTCATCTTCATGATGCTGACTATCGTTTACTTAAGTCTGGCTCACGAAGATCACTAG
- a CDS encoding ParB/RepB/Spo0J family partition protein, giving the protein MTPSKRRGLGRGLDALLTNEAPKPAEQPVVETVLEQSELQKLPIEQLQPGKYQPRKDMSPEALEELANSIRSQGIIQPIVVRALTGESGAGSSEATYEIIAGERRWRAALLAGIDMMPCLVKEVPDEAAVAIALIENIQREDLNAMEEAIALERLLTEFELTHQEVADAVGKSRTTVSNLLRLNNLNDEVKTLLEHGDIEMGHARALLALENDLQTTTARTVVAKEMTVRETEALVKKVQEPEKPKTEKVKDPDTLALETNLSEKIGSQVSISHNRKGKGKLVISYTNLEELDGIVSKFS; this is encoded by the coding sequence ATGACGCCATCAAAACGTAGAGGCTTAGGCCGCGGCCTTGACGCTTTACTGACCAACGAAGCCCCTAAACCGGCAGAGCAGCCGGTGGTGGAAACTGTCCTGGAACAAAGCGAATTGCAAAAACTGCCGATCGAGCAGCTACAGCCGGGCAAATACCAGCCGCGTAAGGATATGTCGCCGGAAGCCCTGGAAGAGCTGGCCAATTCGATCCGCTCGCAGGGGATTATCCAGCCGATCGTGGTAAGGGCCCTTACCGGGGAAAGCGGAGCGGGCAGCAGCGAAGCGACTTATGAAATCATAGCCGGCGAGCGCCGCTGGCGTGCCGCCCTGCTGGCCGGCATCGACATGATGCCCTGCCTGGTGAAAGAAGTACCGGACGAAGCCGCCGTCGCCATCGCCCTGATTGAGAATATTCAGCGGGAAGATCTCAATGCCATGGAAGAAGCCATAGCCTTAGAGCGTCTGTTAACAGAGTTTGAACTGACCCACCAGGAAGTGGCGGATGCCGTCGGCAAATCCCGCACGACTGTATCTAACCTGTTGCGGCTGAATAACCTCAACGACGAGGTGAAAACCCTGCTTGAACACGGCGATATTGAAATGGGCCACGCCCGTGCCCTGCTGGCACTGGAAAACGACCTGCAAACCACCACCGCGCGCACTGTGGTTGCCAAGGAAATGACGGTGCGGGAAACCGAAGCCCTGGTAAAAAAAGTGCAGGAGCCGGAGAAGCCTAAAACGGAAAAAGTCAAAGATCCCGATACCTTAGCCCTGGAAACCAACCTGTCGGAAAAAATAGGCTCCCAGGTTTCCATCAGCCATAACCGCAAGGGTAAAGGCAAGCTGGTGATCTCCTATACCAATTTGGAAGAGCTTGACGGCATAGTGTCAAAATTCTCTTAA
- the atpH gene encoding F0F1 ATP synthase subunit delta, translated as MSELTTVARPYAKAAFDFAVEANAVDNWLTMLVFAAEVSKNEDMAAFLSGSASVEQTQELFIKVCDDQLDSNGQNFIKVMAENKRLLVLPQVAAQFGELKAEYEKTVAVDVTSAIELSAEQMTTLSAALEKRLARKVKLNCNIDASIVSGLVIKADDMVIDGSVRGKLGRLATMMQS; from the coding sequence ATGTCTGAATTGACAACTGTCGCTCGTCCCTATGCTAAAGCTGCGTTTGATTTTGCTGTTGAAGCCAATGCGGTAGATAACTGGTTAACTATGCTGGTATTTGCCGCCGAAGTTTCTAAAAACGAAGACATGGCCGCTTTCCTTTCCGGAAGCGCCTCGGTTGAACAAACTCAAGAATTATTCATTAAAGTTTGTGACGACCAGCTCGACAGCAACGGACAGAACTTTATTAAAGTGATGGCCGAAAACAAACGTTTGTTGGTGCTACCACAAGTAGCGGCTCAATTTGGCGAGTTAAAAGCCGAATATGAGAAAACCGTCGCTGTGGATGTAACGTCTGCCATCGAATTATCGGCAGAACAGATGACTACATTAAGCGCCGCGCTTGAAAAGCGTTTGGCTCGAAAAGTAAAGCTCAATTGTAACATTGATGCAAGTATAGTGTCCGGTCTGGTAATCAAGGCCGACGACATGGTCATAGATGGTTCAGTACGAGGTAAACTGGGCCGCTTAGCAACAATGATGCAATCTTAA
- a CDS encoding ATP synthase subunit I, whose product MELPVTLSRRNDLVKPGRKLAYQQIGISIFLVVTCALVTYFCWGLSYAISALTGGAIGIIPNFIFAWKAFRYSGGSVSKLVVESFYSGVKLKLVLTALLFALAFKFMAILPVPFFGTFCLVMVIPLLAPVFLKN is encoded by the coding sequence ATGGAGTTACCGGTGACCTTATCCCGCAGAAATGATCTGGTAAAGCCGGGACGTAAGCTGGCATATCAGCAAATCGGCATCTCCATTTTCCTGGTCGTAACTTGTGCTTTAGTAACATATTTTTGTTGGGGGTTATCCTATGCGATATCCGCTTTAACCGGCGGTGCGATAGGGATAATCCCTAATTTTATATTTGCCTGGAAGGCCTTTAGGTATTCCGGGGGCAGCGTCTCTAAATTGGTGGTGGAATCCTTTTATAGCGGCGTGAAGCTAAAACTGGTACTGACGGCGCTCTTGTTCGCCCTGGCATTCAAATTTATGGCGATTCTGCCGGTACCGTTTTTTGGCACATTTTGCCTGGTAATGGTTATACCCTTACTGGCACCGGTTTTTTTGAAAAATTAA
- the atpF gene encoding F0F1 ATP synthase subunit B has product MNINATLIGQLIAFVVFVLFCMKFVWPPIMAAIEDRQKAIADGLAASDRAAKDLELAQEKATAQLKEAKSQAASIIEAAKKRETQLIEEATAKAQAEKAKIIAAGHAEIETERNQAKEELRQQVAVLAVAGAEKILERSIDAAAHSDILDKLVAEL; this is encoded by the coding sequence ATGAACATTAATGCCACTCTTATCGGCCAGTTAATCGCATTTGTCGTATTCGTACTTTTCTGCATGAAGTTCGTATGGCCGCCAATTATGGCTGCTATCGAAGATCGTCAGAAAGCTATTGCTGATGGCCTTGCCGCTTCCGACCGTGCCGCTAAAGATCTTGAGCTTGCTCAGGAAAAAGCCACGGCGCAATTAAAAGAGGCTAAATCACAAGCAGCCAGCATTATCGAAGCTGCCAAGAAACGTGAAACTCAATTAATTGAAGAAGCGACTGCTAAAGCACAGGCTGAGAAAGCGAAAATCATCGCTGCCGGCCATGCCGAAATTGAAACTGAGCGTAACCAGGCTAAAGAAGAATTGCGTCAGCAAGTCGCCGTTCTTGCCGTAGCCGGTGCCGAGAAAATTCTCGAACGTTCAATTGATGCCGCTGCTCACAGCGACATTTTAGATAAACTTGTAGCTGAACTATAG
- a CDS encoding ParA family protein has protein sequence MGKIIAVANQKGGVGKTTTSVNLAASLAATKRKVLLIDLDPQGNATMGSGIDKYEVHASCYELLVEEKPFAEVVVRDTSGVYDLLAANADVTAAEIKLMEVFARELRLRNALEPVRDEYDYIIIDCPPSLNMLTVNAMAAANSVLVPMQCEYYALEGLTALMDTISKLAAVVNADLHIEGILRTMYDPRNRLANDVSEQLKRHFGDKVYRTVIPRNVRLAEAPSFGAPAMYYDKSSTGAKAYLALAGEILRREEPSPKKKVANATN, from the coding sequence GTGGGAAAAATAATCGCAGTAGCTAACCAAAAAGGTGGTGTGGGTAAAACCACCACTTCAGTCAACTTGGCTGCATCGCTGGCAGCGACGAAACGTAAGGTATTGTTGATCGACCTGGATCCTCAGGGCAACGCCACTATGGGCAGCGGCATCGACAAGTATGAAGTCCATGCCAGCTGTTATGAACTCCTGGTGGAAGAAAAGCCTTTTGCCGAAGTGGTGGTAAGGGATACGTCCGGGGTCTATGACCTGCTTGCCGCCAATGCCGATGTCACCGCCGCCGAAATCAAACTGATGGAAGTGTTCGCCCGCGAGCTCAGGCTGAGAAATGCCCTGGAGCCGGTCAGGGACGAATACGATTACATTATTATCGACTGCCCGCCGTCATTAAATATGCTGACGGTGAATGCCATGGCGGCCGCCAATTCCGTATTGGTGCCGATGCAGTGTGAATATTATGCCCTCGAAGGTTTAACCGCCCTGATGGATACCATCAGCAAGCTGGCGGCCGTGGTCAATGCCGATCTGCATATTGAAGGCATATTGCGTACCATGTATGATCCCCGTAACCGGCTGGCCAATGATGTTTCCGAACAGCTCAAACGTCATTTTGGTGATAAAGTCTACCGCACTGTGATCCCCAGAAATGTCCGTTTGGCTGAAGCGCCGAGTTTCGGCGCCCCGGCGATGTATTATGATAAATCTTCTACCGGCGCCAAGGCTTATTTAGCCCTGGCGGGTGAAATTTTACGCCGTGAAGAGCCCAGCCCGAAAAAAAAAGTAGCTAACGCAACCAATTAA
- the atpG gene encoding F0F1 ATP synthase subunit gamma: MAGGKEIKSKIASVKNTQKITNAMEMVAASKMRRAQDGMAASRPYAENIRNVIGHIALGNLEYRHPYLEEREVKRVGYIVVSTDRGLCGGLNVNLFKQVLADAAKWQQQDAEVEFAVIGSKATAFFNNMGAKVSAQVSGLGDEPSITDLIGSVKVMLNAYDNGEIDKLFVVYNKFVNTMTQKPTIDQLLPLPKSDDEEIQHRWDYLYEPDAKVLLEQLLVRYVESQVYQGVVENLACEQAARMIAMKAATDNAGDLIDDLQLVYNKARQAGITQELGEIVAGAAAV, encoded by the coding sequence ATGGCCGGTGGTAAAGAGATAAAATCTAAGATCGCGAGTGTTAAAAACACTCAGAAGATCACCAATGCTATGGAAATGGTTGCAGCCAGTAAGATGCGCAGAGCGCAAGACGGCATGGCTGCCTCTCGTCCATATGCAGAAAATATACGAAACGTGATCGGTCATATCGCGCTTGGTAACTTAGAATATCGCCATCCTTATTTGGAAGAGCGTGAAGTCAAGCGTGTAGGCTACATCGTCGTGTCGACAGACCGCGGTTTGTGTGGCGGTTTGAACGTTAACCTGTTCAAACAAGTCTTAGCCGATGCTGCCAAGTGGCAGCAACAGGACGCCGAAGTTGAGTTTGCGGTAATTGGCTCTAAAGCCACCGCATTTTTCAACAACATGGGCGCCAAGGTAAGTGCACAAGTTTCCGGTTTAGGTGACGAGCCATCTATCACTGACCTGATTGGCAGTGTTAAGGTGATGCTAAACGCCTACGACAATGGTGAAATCGACAAGCTGTTTGTTGTTTATAACAAGTTTGTTAACACCATGACGCAGAAGCCGACTATCGATCAACTTTTACCGTTACCGAAGTCAGACGATGAAGAAATTCAACATCGTTGGGATTACCTGTACGAGCCCGATGCCAAGGTGCTACTTGAGCAGTTATTGGTTCGTTACGTTGAATCCCAGGTATACCAGGGCGTGGTAGAAAACCTCGCCTGCGAACAAGCCGCCCGTATGATTGCGATGAAAGCCGCAACAGACAACGCCGGCGACTTGATCGACGACTTACAACTGGTATACAACAAAGCACGTCAGGCAGGCATTACCCAGGAGCTGGGTGAGATCGTCGCCGGTGCGGCAGCGGTATAG
- the atpE gene encoding F0F1 ATP synthase subunit C, giving the protein MLYIAVALLIGLGALGTAIGFGLLGGKFLESAARQPELAPQLQVKMFIVAGLIDAIAMIGVAIGLYMLFVLS; this is encoded by the coding sequence ATGTTATATATCGCTGTTGCGTTACTAATCGGTCTTGGTGCTCTAGGTACTGCGATTGGTTTTGGTCTGTTAGGTGGTAAGTTCCTTGAGTCTGCTGCCCGTCAACCTGAATTAGCACCACAACTGCAAGTTAAAATGTTCATCGTAGCGGGTCTTATCGATGCTATCGCGATGATCGGTGTTGCTATCGGCCTTTACATGTTATTCGTGCTTTCTTAA